Proteins encoded together in one Macadamia integrifolia cultivar HAES 741 chromosome 8, SCU_Mint_v3, whole genome shotgun sequence window:
- the LOC122086054 gene encoding serine/threonine-protein kinase Aurora-3 isoform X2, producing MNRSESMEPNRKMVEQQPSGKWSLQDFDIGKPLGKGKFGRVYLAREKKSKYIVALKVIFKEQIEKYRLHNQLRREMEIQSSLSHPNVLRLFGWFHDDERIFLILEYAHRGELYGELRKSGHLSEKHAATYIASLTRALAYCHDKHVIHRDIKPENLLLDFESRSKRHTMCGTLDYLAPEMVENKAHDYAVDNWTLGVLCYEFLYGVPPFEAESQTNTFRRIVKVDLSFPPTPHVSAEAKNLISRLLVKDSTKRLSLPKIMEHPWIVKNANPTGTCVD from the exons ATGAACAGATCAGAAAGTATG GAACCCAATCGGAAGATGGTAGAACAACAGCCTTCAGGAAAATGGTCTCTGCAAGATTTCGATATTGGTAAGCCTCTTGGGAAAGGAAAGTTTGGGAGAGTATACCTCGCCAGAGAGAAGAAG AGCAAATACATAGTAGCCCTCAAAGTTATATTCAAAGAGCAGATTGAAAAGTACCGTCTTCACAACCAGCTGCGGCGAGAAATGGAGATACAGAGTAGTCTCAGCCACCCCAATGTTCTTCGTCTCTTTGGTTGGTTTCACGACGATGAACGCATATTCTTGATTCTTGAGTATGCTCATAGGGGGGAGCTTTATGGGGAGCTTAGGAAGTCCGGCCACCTCTCAGAAAAGCATGCCGCCACT TACATTGCAAGCCTCACACGGGCATTGGCCTACTGCCATGACAAGCATGTAATTCACCGGGACATCAAGCCAGAGAACTTATTGCTTGATTTTGAG TCCAGAAGCAAAAGACACACCATGTGTGGAACTTTGGACTATCTAGCTCCAGAAATGGTAGAGAACAAAGCCCACGATTATGCCGTTGATAACTGGACTTTGGGTGTTCTTTGCTATGAGTTCCTTTATGGGGTCCCTCCATTTGAGGCTGAGAGTCAGACCAACACGTTCAGAAG GATAGTGAAGGTTGACTTGAGTTTCCCTCCAACTCCGCATGTGTCTGCAGAAGCGAAAAATCTCATCAGTCGA CTTCTTGTGAAGGACTCCACAAAAAGGCTTTCACTTCCAAAGATCATGGAGCATCCTTGGATCGTCAAGAATGCAAACCCAACTGGTACTTGTGTTGATTAG
- the LOC122086054 gene encoding serine/threonine-protein kinase Aurora-3 isoform X3, whose protein sequence is MNRSESMEPNRKMVEQQPSGKWSLQDFDIGKPLGKGKFGRVYLAREKKIEKYRLHNQLRREMEIQSSLSHPNVLRLFGWFHDDERIFLILEYAHRGELYGELRKSGHLSEKHAATYIASLTRALAYCHDKHVIHRDIKPENLLLDFEGRLKIADFGWSVQSRSKRHTMCGTLDYLAPEMVENKAHDYAVDNWTLGVLCYEFLYGVPPFEAESQTNTFRRIVKVDLSFPPTPHVSAEAKNLISRLLVKDSTKRLSLPKIMEHPWIVKNANPTGTCVD, encoded by the exons ATGAACAGATCAGAAAGTATG GAACCCAATCGGAAGATGGTAGAACAACAGCCTTCAGGAAAATGGTCTCTGCAAGATTTCGATATTGGTAAGCCTCTTGGGAAAGGAAAGTTTGGGAGAGTATACCTCGCCAGAGAGAAGAAG ATTGAAAAGTACCGTCTTCACAACCAGCTGCGGCGAGAAATGGAGATACAGAGTAGTCTCAGCCACCCCAATGTTCTTCGTCTCTTTGGTTGGTTTCACGACGATGAACGCATATTCTTGATTCTTGAGTATGCTCATAGGGGGGAGCTTTATGGGGAGCTTAGGAAGTCCGGCCACCTCTCAGAAAAGCATGCCGCCACT TACATTGCAAGCCTCACACGGGCATTGGCCTACTGCCATGACAAGCATGTAATTCACCGGGACATCAAGCCAGAGAACTTATTGCTTGATTTTGAG GGTCGACTCAAAATTGCTGACTTCGGATGGTCTGTGCAGTCCAGAAGCAAAAGACACACCATGTGTGGAACTTTGGACTATCTAGCTCCAGAAATGGTAGAGAACAAAGCCCACGATTATGCCGTTGATAACTGGACTTTGGGTGTTCTTTGCTATGAGTTCCTTTATGGGGTCCCTCCATTTGAGGCTGAGAGTCAGACCAACACGTTCAGAAG GATAGTGAAGGTTGACTTGAGTTTCCCTCCAACTCCGCATGTGTCTGCAGAAGCGAAAAATCTCATCAGTCGA CTTCTTGTGAAGGACTCCACAAAAAGGCTTTCACTTCCAAAGATCATGGAGCATCCTTGGATCGTCAAGAATGCAAACCCAACTGGTACTTGTGTTGATTAG
- the LOC122086054 gene encoding serine/threonine-protein kinase Aurora-3 isoform X1, whose product MNRSESMEPNRKMVEQQPSGKWSLQDFDIGKPLGKGKFGRVYLAREKKSKYIVALKVIFKEQIEKYRLHNQLRREMEIQSSLSHPNVLRLFGWFHDDERIFLILEYAHRGELYGELRKSGHLSEKHAATYIASLTRALAYCHDKHVIHRDIKPENLLLDFEGRLKIADFGWSVQSRSKRHTMCGTLDYLAPEMVENKAHDYAVDNWTLGVLCYEFLYGVPPFEAESQTNTFRRIVKVDLSFPPTPHVSAEAKNLISRLLVKDSTKRLSLPKIMEHPWIVKNANPTGTCVD is encoded by the exons ATGAACAGATCAGAAAGTATG GAACCCAATCGGAAGATGGTAGAACAACAGCCTTCAGGAAAATGGTCTCTGCAAGATTTCGATATTGGTAAGCCTCTTGGGAAAGGAAAGTTTGGGAGAGTATACCTCGCCAGAGAGAAGAAG AGCAAATACATAGTAGCCCTCAAAGTTATATTCAAAGAGCAGATTGAAAAGTACCGTCTTCACAACCAGCTGCGGCGAGAAATGGAGATACAGAGTAGTCTCAGCCACCCCAATGTTCTTCGTCTCTTTGGTTGGTTTCACGACGATGAACGCATATTCTTGATTCTTGAGTATGCTCATAGGGGGGAGCTTTATGGGGAGCTTAGGAAGTCCGGCCACCTCTCAGAAAAGCATGCCGCCACT TACATTGCAAGCCTCACACGGGCATTGGCCTACTGCCATGACAAGCATGTAATTCACCGGGACATCAAGCCAGAGAACTTATTGCTTGATTTTGAG GGTCGACTCAAAATTGCTGACTTCGGATGGTCTGTGCAGTCCAGAAGCAAAAGACACACCATGTGTGGAACTTTGGACTATCTAGCTCCAGAAATGGTAGAGAACAAAGCCCACGATTATGCCGTTGATAACTGGACTTTGGGTGTTCTTTGCTATGAGTTCCTTTATGGGGTCCCTCCATTTGAGGCTGAGAGTCAGACCAACACGTTCAGAAG GATAGTGAAGGTTGACTTGAGTTTCCCTCCAACTCCGCATGTGTCTGCAGAAGCGAAAAATCTCATCAGTCGA CTTCTTGTGAAGGACTCCACAAAAAGGCTTTCACTTCCAAAGATCATGGAGCATCCTTGGATCGTCAAGAATGCAAACCCAACTGGTACTTGTGTTGATTAG